The following is a genomic window from Helicobacter sp. NHP19-003.
AGAGTCCCCCCAGCCCTTAAAGTCTTTTTGGTAACCCTAGCGGTCGCCGATGACTTAGGTGCGATTGTGGTGATCGCCATTTTTTACACCACAAATTTAAAATTGATTTGGCTGGCGGGATCGGCATTGATTTTATTGGTCTTGTTGCTCTTAAACCGCTTGGGGGTGAAAAACCTACTGTCTTACTTGATCCTAGGCGTGGGGCTGTGGTTCACCACGCACAACAGCGGGATTCACGCCACCATCGCCGCCGTGGCCCTAGCATTCACCATCCCCATTAAGGTTTCTCAGCCCTCCAAGCTCTTGCAATCCTTTTCAACAGCCCTAGAGCATTTTAAAGGTTGCTTTAAAAACCCCGCCACAAAACCCCTGGAGCAAGACCAAAGAGATGCGCTTTATAGCCTACAAAGCGCGACTAAGTCGCTGCAAAGCCCCCTAGAACGACTAGAGCACATCTTGCAACCCTATGGGGCTTACTTCATCATGCCCATCTTTGCCTTTGCCAATGCCGGGGTGCAAATTGGCAAGGATTTAAATTTCCATGTGGACGAGATTTTATGGGGCGTGGTCTTGGGGCTGGTGATTGGTAAACCCATCGGGATTTTAGGCATCACTTTTCTAAGCGAGAAACTGCGTATCGCCAAACGCCCCGAGGGGGTCAGTTGGGGGCAGATTTTAGGGGCGGGCATGTTGGCGGGCATCGGCTTTACCATGTCCATGTTCATCTCCAACATCGCCTTCAACAGCGTGGATGCGATGGAGGTGTCTAAAATCGCCATTTTGCTAGGCTCGATCACTTCGGGCATTGTCGGTACTTTGTATTTATTGGCACTAGGGACACTCAAAAAAGCCAAAAATTAGGAAAAATCGTTATAATGTTACCTTTACCCACAGAAGGAAGTGCATGAATCAAACTAAGGACATCTTAACCTCTCTATTGCCCCTTTTGGTGCTGTTTTTGATCTTCTATTTTCTCATCATCCGTCCCCAAAGGGTGCAAGCCAAGAAACATAAAGAAATGGTGGAGGGGTTGCAAAAGGGTGATAAAATCGTAACACAGGGCGGGTTGATTTGCGAGGTCATCAAGCCTGAAAACAACTTTTTTAAAGTCAAGCTGAACGACAGCACAGAAGCCAAGCTTTCTAAAAACCATGTCGCCTACAAGCTTGAAGACCAAGTCCAAACAGAAGGAAACTAACCCGTGCAACGGGTTTTTAACGCACGGCTCTTAGCCTTTATTTGTGCTTTGATCTTTGGCGTGGGCTTTGCACTGCCCAGTTTTTTACAAACCAAAGGCCCTAAGATCACTTTGGGGCTAGATTTAAGGGGAGGGCTTAGTTTGCTTTTGGGTGTGGGGGTGCAAGAGGCTTTAAAAACCAAGTATGCCTCCATCGCCTCCTCACTCGATTACGCCTTTAAGCAACAAAACATCCTAGTCCAAGATTTGCACTCGTCTTTGCAAGGCGTGTCTTTCACTCTCCTAGACAAGGACGATGAAAAGGGCGTGGATAAGATTTTAGAGGACTTGCGCAAGGATGGGGTGGAGATTTTCACCACGGGCAACAACTACACCCTGCGCCTCTCCTTTAGAAAAGCACAGGCTTACAAACAGCAAACCGTGGTGCAGGTCATCAGCACCATTAAAAACCGCCTCGATCAATTCGGCCTAGCCGAGCCAACTGTACTCCAACAAGGCAAAGATGCGGTGTTGGTGCAACTGCCCGGGATCGACAGCATTGAAGAAGAACAGCGGGCAAAGGACTTGATCACCAAATCCGCCCACTTGCAAATGATGGCGGTGGATGAAGAAAAGAACGAATATTTAGACAACCTCACCGATGAAGAGATCAAAAGGCTGGGCGATGTGGTCTTGCCCTATGCGGGTAGGGGTGGGCAGGCTTATGGGCATTTGCTTTTAAAGGCGATCCCCATTTTAGATGGGGAAATGCTGACAGATGCGCAGGTGGTCTATGATAAAGACAACCGCCCTGTGGTGAGTTTCTCTTTAAATGCGCAAGGGGCGAAGATTTTTGGCGACTTTTCGGGCGAAAATGTCGGCAAGCGCATGGCGGTGGTCTTGGATCATAAAGTCTACTCCGCCCCCTACATCAGGGAGCGTATCGGGGGTGGTAGCGGGCAGATCAGCGGAGATTTCACAGTCGCGCAAGCCAGCGACTTAGCCATTGCGCTAAGAAGCGGGGTGTTGAGCGCGCCCCTTGTAGTCCTAGAAAAGCGCATCATCGGGCCTAGTCTTGGGGCTGATAGCATTAAAACCTCGATCGTGGCTTTGATCGGGGGCTTCATTTTGGTCATGGTTTTTATGATCGCCTACTATGCTTTGGCAGGCGTGATCGCCAGCGTGGCCCTCATCGTCAATTTATTTTTAATCATCGCCGTGATGGCGATCTTTGGGGCGACCTTGACCTTGCCGGGCATGGCGGGCATTGTGCTGACCGTGGGGATGGCGGTGGATGCAAACATCATCATCAATGAACGGGTGCGCGAAGGCTTAAGGCGCAATGAGAGTGTTGCACAAGCCCTGCACTCGGGCTATGCCAACGCCTCAAGGGCAATCTTTGACTCCAACCTGACCTCTCTCATCGCCTCGTTCTTGCTTTATGCCTATGGCACGGGCTCGATCAAGGGCTTTGCGCTCACCACGAGCATTGGCATTTTGGCCTCGATCCTCACGGCCATTGTCGGCACGCAAGGTTTTTACCAAGCCATTTTGCCCAAAATCTCGCGCAACAAAAATTTGGCGTTGTGGTTTGGCATGTCTAAGCAAGTTTCTCAAAGGGGGCGTAGTGGAGCTGTTTAAGAAAGTCAAAATCATCAATTTTATGGAGTACTCCAAGTGGGGGCTTGCAGCCTCCACGCTTTTAGTGATCGCTTGTCTGGGACTGATCTTGTTTAAGGGCTTTAATTTGGGCGTGGATTTTGCGGGCGGGAGCGTGGCTCAAGTGCGCTTCACCCAAAAAGCCCCCATCGCCAAAATCCGTCAAGCCTTTGCTGAAGCACAATTTAGCGGCGTGCAGGTGAGTGCCTTTGGCTCGGACAAGGAAGTGGTGATCAAAATCCCCGTGGGCAAGGTGCATAAGGACTTGAGCACCGAGATCACCCACATTTTAAAGCCCTTGGGCAAGTTTGAGATCCGCAAGCTAGACAGCGTGGGGCCCAAAGTGGGCGATGAGCTCAAACAAAAGGGCGTGCTCTCTTTAGTCTTGGCCATCCTTGCCATGATGTTGTATGTGGGGGTGCGCTATGAGTGGCGTTTTGCGCTGGCTAGCGTGGTGGCCCTTTTGCACGATAGCTTGATTACCGCCACCAGTGTGATTGTCTTCAATATTGATTTAAACCTGGAAGTCATCGCCGCCATTTTAACCTTGATCGGCTACTCGATCAACGACACCATCATCATCTTTGATCGCATCAGAGAGGGCATGCTCACCAAGCGCACGAACGACTTAAATTTTGTCATCAATGAAGCGGTCTCTAGCACGCTCACAAGGACTTTATTCACCTCTTTGACCGTGTTTTTTGTGCTCTTGGTGTTGTATGTCTTTGGGTCTAAAATCTTGGTGGGCTTTTCCCTGCCCATGCTCATTGGTACGATCGTGGGGACTTACAGCTCGATTTTCATCGCCCCCAGAGTGGCGATTTTGCTAGGCTTTGATTTAGAACGCTACCACGAAAACGAACTAAAAAAAGCAAAAAAGAAACAAGAAAAAGAACGCTTGCGCCGCCAATACGAACACGGGCGGGTTTAGGCACAAAGGAGAGCTATGGACTGGGGTCGGGTTGTTTTCACAATCTTTAGTTTGGTGAGTACCACCTCCATTGCGGGGTTTTTGTACGAGCCGAATGTGGTGATTCTCTTTGTGGCAATGGCTCTAAACCTCATCGTGACCACGCTTAAGATTGGGGTACAAAAGCAATTTGCCTCCGAGTTGATGGGGGGCTCTTTGGTCGCCCTCTTGCACCTCATGCCCGCCTTTGTCTTTTTGCAAATCCTCAATAATTTGATCTTTGCCTACACCTTGATGATCGGGGCATTGATCAGCAATGTTTTTTGTTTGGTGCTTTTGGTGATCGACAGCATTAAAAATACAGATGTGGAATACTGATGCAAACTTATAACCCTAAAGAAATTGAAGAAAAATGGCAAAAGATTTGGGCCAACACCCGCGCCTTTGAACCGAGCAACGATTTTAGCAAGCCCAAGAAATACATTTTAAGCATGTTGCCCTATCCTAGCGGAGAGGTGCACATGGGGCATGTGCGTAACTACGCCATTGGAGACGCTTTGGCCCGTTATGCCCGCCAAATGGGCTTGAATGTGCTCCACCCGATGGGCTTTGACGCTTTTGGCATGCCCGCAGAAAACGCCGCCATCAAGCACGGGGTGCATCCTAAAAAATGGACTTATGAAAACATGGCCAAAATGCGCCAAGAGTTTAAGGCTTTGGGTTTTTCTTTTTGTCAAGAGCGGGAGTTTGCCACTTGTGCGCCCGATTACACCAAAATCGAACAGCAATTTTTCATTGAGATGTATGAAAAAGGTTTGGTGTACCAAAAAAAGGCGTGGCTCAACTGGTGCCCCAACGACAAGACCATTTTAGCCAACGAACAGGTGATCGATGGGCGGTGTTGGCGTTGCGATTGTTTGGTGGAGCAAAAAGAAATGCCCCAATACTACTTAAAAATCACCGCCTATGTAGAGGAACTGATAGAGGGCTTAAAAACTTTAGAGGGGCACTGGCCTAACCAAGTCTTGCGCATGCAAGAAAATTGGATGGGTAAATCTAGCGGGATGGCCTTTAGTTTTAACCTTGATGAAAAAAGCCAAGAGTTGTTAGGACACTCTCAAGGGCTGGAAGTTTTCACCACCCGTATCGACACCATTTATGGCGTAACCTTCATCGCCCTAGCCCCCGGGCACCCCTTCGTACAAACCTTGTTAGACAAAGGGGTTTTGACCTCCAAAGCAGCAGAAGAGATTAAAGCCATCCAAAACACAAACATGCGCACTAGGGCGTTGGAAAAACGGGGGGTCAGCTTGCCCCTAAACGCCATCCACCCGCTCACAAAAGAGCTCATCCCCGTGTTTGTGGCTAATTTTGTACTAGAAAATTATGGCAGTGGGGCTTTAATGGGTGTGCCCGGTTGCGACCCTAGAGATCACGAGTTTGCTAAACTCTTGAATATCCCCATTGTGCCCTTGATTGTAGGGCAGGAAGTACCTTACAACGATGAGGGGATTTTACAAAACAGCCATGCATACAATGGCTTAAGCACCACCGAGGCCAAAGAACAACTAAGTGCGCTCTTTGAGGAACAAAAACTAGGGCAAAGGGTCATTAACTACCGCTTGCAAGATTGGGGCATTTCAAGACAGCGCTATTGGGGGGCGTTGATTCCTATGGTGCATTGTCCTAGCTGTGGGCTGGTGTGTGAAAAACTAGAGAACTTGCCCATTTTATTGCCCGAAGATGTTGCGATCGATGGCGAGGGCAACCCCTTAGACAAGCACCCTACTTTCAAAGACTGCACTTGCCCGCAATGTGGAGGCAAAGCACAAAGAGAAACCGACACCATGGACACCTTTTTTCAGTCTAGCTGGTATTTCTTGCGCTACACCACACCCAAAGAACTTTGGGATAAACAAGCTTTTGAGTCCCAAGAGCTCGCCTATTGGATGGGTGTGGATTCGTATATTGGGGGGATCGAACACGCCATTTTGCACCTGCTCTACGCGAGGTTTTTTACAAGGGCGCTTAGGGACTTGGGCTATGTCAAATTAGACGAGCCGTTTTCAACGCTCATCACACAGGGCATGGTACTTAAAGACGGGGCAAAAATGAGCAAGTCTAAGGGCAATGTCGTAACACCCAGAGAAATTTTAGAAAAACACGGGGCGGACATTGCAAGGCTGTACATCCACTTTGTTGCCCCCCCGCACAAAGAATTGGATTGGAATGACCAAGCCCTAGAGGGGGCCGCGCGCTTTTTACGCCGTTTTTACGAAAAGTCCTTTTTAGCCAAGCCTTGTGAAAATGTGCCCCAAATTGAGCCTAGCAGCTTAAGCGCAGAGGACAAACAAGCCCGCCAAAAGGTGCATTTGGCCCTGCAAAAATGCCACGATATTTTTAAAGAAGCCATCCCTAATTATCCCTTCAACACCCTAATCGCTGCGTGTATGGAGGCCCTAAACGCCCTAGAAAAAAGCACAAATCAAGAGGTCTGGACAGAGGGCTATTACATTTTAACCCACACCCTAGAGCCCATCATCCCCCATGTGTGTTTTGAAATCTCACAAAGACTCTTTAATTTAAGCAACTTCAAACCCCTAAAAGTGGATGTAAAAGCCCTAGAGCAAGAGAGCATCAACATCGCCATCACCGTCAATGGTAAAAAAAGGGGGCTTGTCAGCGTGCCCAAAGACATAGATCGAGCAATTTTGCTGGAAACCGCTCGCCAAGAAGTGGCAAAATGGCTTGAGGGGCAAAAGGTGCTTAAGGAAGTGGTCGTGCCGGCCAAGCTTGTGAATTTTGTCGTTACTTAAACAATGTGGCGGGCGTGGGTTTTAGTTTTATTGCTTGGTGGCTGTGGGTATCAGCCCATCGCCAACTTTGCAGATAAAGTGCTGGGTAAGGGGGTGTTCGTGCGCTTGGTGGTGAATTTACCCAACCCTAAAAACTCTGTGGAGTTTAAAGACTTGCTCAATCGCTTCATCGTACAACGCTTCCAAAACACCCTCACCACAGAGAAACAAGCCGACTCCATCATCACCATTGAAATGAAAAGGGTCATCGACACCTCCATCAGCCAAAACCAAGAAGGCTTCACCACCTTTTATAGGGTAACTGTGTATGTTACTTATACTTACGACAACAAAATGGGCACGACCAAGACCTTTGAGGACAATGGCTATTACAACTACGCCGTGTCCTTGCAAGACCCCTTAATCACCTACAACAACCGCCTGTATGCCATCGGGCAGGCTTTGGATCAGACCCTCACGCAATTTGTGTCCCAAATCGCCTATGAGGGCAAGGTGAATAAATGAAGTTGGGGGATTTTCTTGCCACAAAACCCTTTGAACTTGCCCCCTTTGAGCCCAAACGCTTTGAAAAAGCGTATCGCGATTTTTGCCGGTATTTCAAAGACACCACGCCTAAAATCCAAATCATCGGCACAAATGGCAAGGGCAGCACGGGACGCTTTCTCACCCAAAGCTTGGAGGCGAGTGGCTTTAAAGTCTTGCACTTTAGCTCTCCGCATTTGCTAGACTTTAATGAGCGTTTTTACACCAATGGGCAAAATATCGCTCAAGCACCACTAGAGCAAGCCCACGCCCATTTACAAAGCCTGCCCCTAGACCCGAACTTAAGCTACTTTGAATACGCCACACTTTTGGCAGTGGTGTTGGCTAAAGATTGCGATTATATGGTCGCCGAGGCGGGGCTGGGCGGGGAGTTTGACAGCACCACAAGTTTAAACAACCGCATTGCCCTTGTGTTCACGCCCATGAGCATAGACCACACCGACCGGCTGGGCGCAAATTTATTAGAAATCGCCACGACTAAATTAAGAGCAGGGCTAGGCTTAGAGCCCAATACCCCGATCATTTTTGCCAAACAAGAGCCACAAGTGCAAGAGCTGGCTAAAGAGCTGTTGGCTGGGCACAATCTACTTTTTGTTGAGGATTTAAGCCCACAAGCTCTAAAAGAGGGGCAAAAGTGGGGTTATCCGCCCTTTTTGGTGCAAAATTTACAAACCGCTTTAAGTGCCCTGCACGCCCTAAATCTTGCGCCCAAAGCCCTGAAACGCTTAAATTTAAGGGGGCGTTTTGAAGCCCTTACCCCTCATGTCTTGCTCGATGTGGCGCACAATGTGGGGGGGGCAAAAGCCCTAGCCAACGCCTTAAGGGGGCGGCAAGTGGATTTGATTTACAACAGCTATGCAAGAAAAGACGCATTGGGGGTTTTAAAAAGTTTAAAGCCCTGCGTGCGGCATGTGTGGGTCTTGCCCGTGCAAGATAACCAAACCATGCCCCAAGAGAAATTACAAGGGATTTTAGAGCAGCTAAACCTGCCTTATGGGGTTTTTCAAGGGGAGCTAGATCCGCGTAAATCTTATTTGGTGGCAGGCTCTTTTAGTGTGGTGCGTACTTTTTTACA
Proteins encoded in this region:
- the yajC gene encoding preprotein translocase subunit YajC yields the protein MNQTKDILTSLLPLLVLFLIFYFLIIRPQRVQAKKHKEMVEGLQKGDKIVTQGGLICEVIKPENNFFKVKLNDSTEAKLSKNHVAYKLEDQVQTEGN
- a CDS encoding DUF6394 family protein — its product is MDWGRVVFTIFSLVSTTSIAGFLYEPNVVILFVAMALNLIVTTLKIGVQKQFASELMGGSLVALLHLMPAFVFLQILNNLIFAYTLMIGALISNVFCLVLLVIDSIKNTDVEY
- a CDS encoding bifunctional folylpolyglutamate synthase/dihydrofolate synthase, which codes for MKLGDFLATKPFELAPFEPKRFEKAYRDFCRYFKDTTPKIQIIGTNGKGSTGRFLTQSLEASGFKVLHFSSPHLLDFNERFYTNGQNIAQAPLEQAHAHLQSLPLDPNLSYFEYATLLAVVLAKDCDYMVAEAGLGGEFDSTTSLNNRIALVFTPMSIDHTDRLGANLLEIATTKLRAGLGLEPNTPIIFAKQEPQVQELAKELLAGHNLLFVEDLSPQALKEGQKWGYPPFLVQNLQTALSALHALNLAPKALKRLNLRGRFEALTPHVLLDVAHNVGGAKALANALRGRQVDLIYNSYARKDALGVLKSLKPCVRHVWVLPVQDNQTMPQEKLQGILEQLNLPYGVFQGELDPRKSYLVAGSFSVVRTFLQGRGFGR
- the nhaA gene encoding sodium/proton antiporter NhaA, yielding MSDMKRNIFVDFVKSESFGGIFLFVSAVWAMIYANSFMSHYYFELWHTKVGIIFGTKFFGFSIHHWINDVLMAFFFLVVGLEIKREVMYGELCGLQKAAFPVIAALGGMLAPGIIYYTLNAGTNSAHGFGIPMATDIAFALGVILLLGKRVPPALKVFLVTLAVADDLGAIVVIAIFYTTNLKLIWLAGSALILLVLLLLNRLGVKNLLSYLILGVGLWFTTHNSGIHATIAAVALAFTIPIKVSQPSKLLQSFSTALEHFKGCFKNPATKPLEQDQRDALYSLQSATKSLQSPLERLEHILQPYGAYFIMPIFAFANAGVQIGKDLNFHVDEILWGVVLGLVIGKPIGILGITFLSEKLRIAKRPEGVSWGQILGAGMLAGIGFTMSMFISNIAFNSVDAMEVSKIAILLGSITSGIVGTLYLLALGTLKKAKN
- the leuS gene encoding leucine--tRNA ligase encodes the protein MQTYNPKEIEEKWQKIWANTRAFEPSNDFSKPKKYILSMLPYPSGEVHMGHVRNYAIGDALARYARQMGLNVLHPMGFDAFGMPAENAAIKHGVHPKKWTYENMAKMRQEFKALGFSFCQEREFATCAPDYTKIEQQFFIEMYEKGLVYQKKAWLNWCPNDKTILANEQVIDGRCWRCDCLVEQKEMPQYYLKITAYVEELIEGLKTLEGHWPNQVLRMQENWMGKSSGMAFSFNLDEKSQELLGHSQGLEVFTTRIDTIYGVTFIALAPGHPFVQTLLDKGVLTSKAAEEIKAIQNTNMRTRALEKRGVSLPLNAIHPLTKELIPVFVANFVLENYGSGALMGVPGCDPRDHEFAKLLNIPIVPLIVGQEVPYNDEGILQNSHAYNGLSTTEAKEQLSALFEEQKLGQRVINYRLQDWGISRQRYWGALIPMVHCPSCGLVCEKLENLPILLPEDVAIDGEGNPLDKHPTFKDCTCPQCGGKAQRETDTMDTFFQSSWYFLRYTTPKELWDKQAFESQELAYWMGVDSYIGGIEHAILHLLYARFFTRALRDLGYVKLDEPFSTLITQGMVLKDGAKMSKSKGNVVTPREILEKHGADIARLYIHFVAPPHKELDWNDQALEGAARFLRRFYEKSFLAKPCENVPQIEPSSLSAEDKQARQKVHLALQKCHDIFKEAIPNYPFNTLIAACMEALNALEKSTNQEVWTEGYYILTHTLEPIIPHVCFEISQRLFNLSNFKPLKVDVKALEQESINIAITVNGKKRGLVSVPKDIDRAILLETARQEVAKWLEGQKVLKEVVVPAKLVNFVVT
- the secD gene encoding protein translocase subunit SecD, which encodes MQRVFNARLLAFICALIFGVGFALPSFLQTKGPKITLGLDLRGGLSLLLGVGVQEALKTKYASIASSLDYAFKQQNILVQDLHSSLQGVSFTLLDKDDEKGVDKILEDLRKDGVEIFTTGNNYTLRLSFRKAQAYKQQTVVQVISTIKNRLDQFGLAEPTVLQQGKDAVLVQLPGIDSIEEEQRAKDLITKSAHLQMMAVDEEKNEYLDNLTDEEIKRLGDVVLPYAGRGGQAYGHLLLKAIPILDGEMLTDAQVVYDKDNRPVVSFSLNAQGAKIFGDFSGENVGKRMAVVLDHKVYSAPYIRERIGGGSGQISGDFTVAQASDLAIALRSGVLSAPLVVLEKRIIGPSLGADSIKTSIVALIGGFILVMVFMIAYYALAGVIASVALIVNLFLIIAVMAIFGATLTLPGMAGIVLTVGMAVDANIIINERVREGLRRNESVAQALHSGYANASRAIFDSNLTSLIASFLLYAYGTGSIKGFALTTSIGILASILTAIVGTQGFYQAILPKISRNKNLALWFGMSKQVSQRGRSGAV
- the secF gene encoding protein translocase subunit SecF, which codes for MELFKKVKIINFMEYSKWGLAASTLLVIACLGLILFKGFNLGVDFAGGSVAQVRFTQKAPIAKIRQAFAEAQFSGVQVSAFGSDKEVVIKIPVGKVHKDLSTEITHILKPLGKFEIRKLDSVGPKVGDELKQKGVLSLVLAILAMMLYVGVRYEWRFALASVVALLHDSLITATSVIVFNIDLNLEVIAAILTLIGYSINDTIIIFDRIREGMLTKRTNDLNFVINEAVSSTLTRTLFTSLTVFFVLLVLYVFGSKILVGFSLPMLIGTIVGTYSSIFIAPRVAILLGFDLERYHENELKKAKKKQEKERLRRQYEHGRV
- the lptE gene encoding LPS assembly lipoprotein LptE translates to MWRAWVLVLLLGGCGYQPIANFADKVLGKGVFVRLVVNLPNPKNSVEFKDLLNRFIVQRFQNTLTTEKQADSIITIEMKRVIDTSISQNQEGFTTFYRVTVYVTYTYDNKMGTTKTFEDNGYYNYAVSLQDPLITYNNRLYAIGQALDQTLTQFVSQIAYEGKVNK